TCATCATTACCCCCCGGTAACGACTCTTCTTCCACATAACCCTGCTCGACCGCATCTTCGGCAACCGGAATATCATCGATAACAGTCACATTAAAACTCGAAGAAGCCGAATCCCCATCATTCTCCTCAACGGTAAAGTTGAATGTCAGTAACAGTTGATTTTCACCATCGGCTTCAGGATGATCGAGCTGTCCAAGAAGAGTGAATGTGTATGACTGGTTACCATCCTCGGACGCAGGATCATTGATAACGACTTCAAAAACTCTCTGTTCCTGGGCTGGAACTCCATCTGGAGGAAGATCACCGGTATACCCGATAAGAGTATGACCATCAGGTGAAACATAGTATTTGACCTCTTCGCCTGCAGATTCAAGGCCGGCCGGTGGAGTATTACCGTCAAAAAATGTGTCGACTCCATCGCCGCCTGGAACCACACCAAGAGAGCCACCATCCAATGGTTCCTGGGACTGGTCGTTACCGTTCGGCGATAAATCATCTTCGTCGACAAGCGCATTCTCAGGGGTTCCTATTTCCGGCTCAGTATCGATAACACGCTCTCTCGCCTCGAATTCCCTGAACAACCTTACAACAGCTTCCCGTTCTACAGGGTCAACCGGAGCTAACGTGAACTCGATTCGGGGATTATGTGTCGCACGACCTTCTAAAAATGGATCGGGATCACCTGCTCTTCCATTCAGCGTTGATTCATAGGTGCCTAAAATTGAAACAAAACGGTAGTCCGGAGCATCAAGTGCCTCTTGAAGACGCTCAATACGAATAAACCCGTGAGGATAATCGGATTGCTCCTCAACAATCTGACTGCTATCTTGTCCCTCTTTCGCATCTGCGGCTTTTTCTTCGGCCTCCTCATCGGTTTTTTCTGCAGAGTCTTTTATTTCCTGCTTCTGCTCGGAAAACTCTTCAGTCATTTTGACAGTTTGGCTTTCCCCGATAAAAAGAACCTCACCGTCGATAAGCCGAAGCTCAGCGCTCCCATCACTTTTTGTTAGAACAACGTCACCTTCATATACCGTATCACCAGGCTTCAGGAGACGAATGTCACCACGTTGAGAACGTACATATACAGTACCGGTTACAGTAAGCACAGTTGCTATGGGCTTATCCATGTTATCCTCCGCTTGAAAAAAGCTTTTTTCAGCACAGCCTTTCTACCAAGAATTACAAACACCGAATCGAACGTGTCGTGTAATAATTTTAGTGGAGAAAAGAACACGTCTTTTCTCAGTGGCTATAAAACCACGGAATATGTAATCGAAAAACAACGGAAATCAGGGGGTACTGAGAACCGGAGGGATAACACACCGGCCGCCATATATTGCGCACATATGTAAACACGCTATCCCTACAGTTAAACTGCAAAAATGGCACATAATAATACTATGCTACAAACAACTACAGCAGGAAAACCTGTACAGCTTATGCGGTTTTTGAAAAGGCCTGTAAAAACAGCCTCTTCCCTGTACAACTAATGATAAGACTTAGCCAGGACAGACGTAATCTGCTTTACTGTCCCTTGTAATCTTTTAGAGAACTTAAAGAAAAGTTACCATAAAGAACAAAATCTGAATAAAAAAAGCATCAAAAACGTAATTTTGCAGAGAAAAACACATCATATATCCACGATCTATCTTTCTTTCATGGCATTTGATGTCGCTCGAAGAATAGGCTTCAGCAGATAGGTCAATACCGTTCGCTTGCCGGTCATGATGTCGACTTGAGCCATCATTCCTGGAATCACCGGAAGACCTTCTTTGATAGCTGTTGCCGGTGTCTTCACTCGTACGAGATAAAAAGTGTGCCCTTCTTCATCGCTGACCGTGTCAGCGCTTATATGGTAAACCTCACCACGCATCCCCCCGTATATGGTAAACTCGTATGCGGTAAGTTTCACCATTGCCTGTTGTCCAGGATGCAGAAAGGCGATATCCTTGGGGGAAATTTTCACTTCCACTTCCAGACTGTCTCCAAGCGGCACGATATCGGCCACCCTGCCTCCCGGCTTGACAACCCCTCCGATCGTATTGATGTAAACTCTCTGAACGGTCCCGCGGACAGGCGCTCTGATTTCCGTTCGCTCAACAAGGTCAGCAAGGCCCTTGGTCCCCTGACTCAAGCTGGCTATCCTGCTAAGTACCACCTCGAGCTCTTTGCGCCACTCATTTCGACTTTTGAGCTCCACTTCCTTTACCCTTTCCTTTGCTTCATCAAGCATGCGTTCGAGGGTTGCTTTTCTTGCCAGTGCGGCAT
The window above is part of the Prosthecochloris marina genome. Proteins encoded here:
- a CDS encoding retention module-containing protein is translated as MDKPIATVLTVTGTVYVRSQRGDIRLLKPGDTVYEGDVVLTKSDGSAELRLIDGEVLFIGESQTVKMTEEFSEQKQEIKDSAEKTDEEAEEKAADAKEGQDSSQIVEEQSDYPHGFIRIERLQEALDAPDYRFVSILGTYESTLNGRAGDPDPFLEGRATHNPRIEFTLAPVDPVEREAVVRLFREFEARERVIDTEPEIGTPENALVDEDDLSPNGNDQSQEPLDGGSLGVVPGGDGVDTFFDGNTPPAGLESAGEEVKYYVSPDGHTLIGYTGDLPPDGVPAQEQRVFEVVINDPASEDGNQSYTFTLLGQLDHPEADGENQLLLTFNFTVEENDGDSASSSFNVTVIDDIPVAEDAVEQGYVEEESLPGGND